The following are from one region of the Cinclus cinclus chromosome 7, bCinCin1.1, whole genome shotgun sequence genome:
- the RPS24 gene encoding small ribosomal subunit protein eS24: protein MNDTVTIRTRKFMTNRLLQRKQMVIDVLHPGKATVPKTEIREKLAKMYKTTPDVIFVFGFRTHFGGGKTTGFGMIYDSLDYAKKNEPKHRLARHGLYEKKKTSRKQRKERKNRMKKVRGTAKANVGAGKK from the exons atg AATGACACGGTGACCATCAGAACCAGGAAGTTCATGACCAACAGACTTCTGCAGCGCAAGCAGATG GTTATTGATGTTCTTCATCCTGGGAAGGCCACAGTCCCCAAAACAGAAATCAGGGAAAAGCTGGCAAAAATGTACAAGACAACCCCTGATGTAATTTTCGTCTTTGGCTTCAGAACTCACTTTGGTGGTGGCAAGACAACCGGTTTTGGCATGATCTATGATTCCCTGGACtatgcaaagaaaaatgaaccAAAGCACAGGCTTGCCAGG CACGGCttgtatgaaaagaaaaagacttcCAGGAAGCAGCGGAAGGAGCGTAAGAACAGAATGAAGAAAGTCAGGGGCACAGCCAAGGCAAATGTTGGTGCTGGCAAGAAG taa